A stretch of DNA from Dehalobacterium formicoaceticum:
TTGCGCCTGCCATAAATGATGCGGCGGATTTATACTGTATCAGACTTAATAACAAAGAACACGATATAGTTCTCTACAATCAAGTATCGGTAGCCTTTAGCCTTCAGAACGATATCTCGTACAAATGGACATCGTCCGGGCATTTCAGAGAGACTACCGATTTTTTCAACAATCAAGTCATAGTATCTGATTGCAGCCTGTGGTGACATTGTATTGAGGTAGCTGACAATATCATTTAAGTCCGTTTTGGCATGTGAATATATTCTGATTTTATACTTGCCCATGCACGCTGTTCCTCAACTGTTTTGCAAACTCCAAAAAATCTTCACCCTCTGCACCGTTTGCAATTTCTTCTTCTGCCTCGGCAAGTTTAATATACAGGTTTATGCGTGCTTGCTGCCTCTCGTAGGTTTCAATACTCATCACAACCATATCACCGACACCGTTTTTTGTAATAAAAACCGGTTCTCGTGATGTATGGCAAAATTCTGAAATGTCATTGGCGTTATTTCTTAGGTCAGAAATCGGTCTAATATTCGGCATATTTAAATGCCCCCTTGTATCAATATTTATACCCATATTATATCAACATATTGAGAACATAGTCAACATAATGGATTAAACGACGGCTGAGGAATTGAAAAACGTGAAAAACGCCCAAAATCTACTAACCTTTCACAATAATTCTGACCTTGACAGGGATGGTTGAATGGTTTATTCTTAAAGCATAAAGTACTCTGCAGAAGCAGAGAAATGCAATAAATATTGAGATTTAACTTTTTGAAATATTATTAAAACTTGATAAATAAATTTTAACCATGAAGGTTAATGGCGGGATGAACCCGGCTGTTTTCTTCATGGTTTTTTATTTTAAGAGGTAGAGTCAAAAAGATTAAATATTGTTTAACAAGTATCAGCTGCCGAAATTAAAGCTAAAAAAGGGGGTACCCATAATGAAGAAGGCTAATCGCCTTGTGTTTTTCTTGCTTGCAGCAATGCTGATGATTTGTCTTGCTGCCTGCGGTAGTGAAGCCAATAACTCTCAAGAGAGCGAAGGCGTACCGGAAACGGACGGGAAGCGCACGATCACAGACAGTTTAGGGCGTGAGGTGGAAATACCGGCGACAGTTGAAACCATCGTTCCCCTCGGTAACACTCCGCGCATGATTACATATCTGGGACTGGCGGACAAGGTTGTAGGAATTGGATCATGTGAGATTGCAGAAAGTCCTGTTATGGCCTATGCCTATATAAATATTGACAAATGGAAAGGTCTTCCTAATGTCGGTACAGATGCCATGGGTGAGACATCTTATTACCCGGAAGCTATCATCGAGGCTAATCCGGATGTCATTCTGTGTACCTATACTCTGGATGTGGTTGAAGATCTTGAAAG
This window harbors:
- a CDS encoding type II toxin-antitoxin system RelE/ParE family toxin codes for the protein MGKYKIRIYSHAKTDLNDIVSYLNTMSPQAAIRYYDLIVEKIGSLSEMPGRCPFVRDIVLKAKGYRYLIVENYIVFFVIKSDTV
- a CDS encoding type II toxin-antitoxin system Phd/YefM family antitoxin; this translates as MPNIRPISDLRNNANDISEFCHTSREPVFITKNGVGDMVVMSIETYERQQARINLYIKLAEAEEEIANGAEGEDFLEFAKQLRNSVHGQV
- a CDS encoding ABC transporter substrate-binding protein, with amino-acid sequence MKKANRLVFFLLAAMLMICLAACGSEANNSQESEGVPETDGKRTITDSLGREVEIPATVETIVPLGNTPRMITYLGLADKVVGIGSCEIAESPVMAYAYINIDKWKGLPNVGTDAMGETSYYPEAIIEANPDVILCTYTLDVVEDLERQTGLPVVAVAPSTLFDEDFNQSLRILGEVCHVSDRAEEIISFIDQCLNDLQRRTADIPDDKKPTVLAAAATFAGSHGIEGIYANYPVFKTIAAKDVAIGVTDKVGGVLVDKEKIIDWNPDMIFWISAVLNWSKTIMLRTLIITHN